CGCGGGGCGCGCCATGGCGGCGGCCGGCACGCGGGGATCGATCATCTGTACGGCCAGCGTGGCGGCGACAGTTGGCGGGATGGGCCTGCACGCGTACACGGTGTCGAAGCACGCCGTGCTCGGCCTGGTCCGGtcggcggccggggagctcgGGCACCTGGGGATACGAGTGAACTGTGTGTCGCCCGCGGGGATGGCGACGCCACTGGCGCTGGGGTTCAGCGGGAGGACAGCGgagcaggcggaggcggaatGGGAGGCAATGTCGGCGCTCAAGAGGGGTGCGATGAAGGCCGGGGACGTCTCTGCGGCCGCGCTGTTCCTGGCGTCTGATGAGGCAGCATTCGTCAGCGGGCATAATCTGGTGGTCGACGGCGCGATGACGGCGATTGGACCCAAGCCGCCGGGGTTTGACCTGCAGTGAATTTAAATCTTCAGAGTGATTTGCTATTCATGTATGTCGAAGGATGCTTTACTTGCTACTCCAACAGTTGAGTGCTTTGATCTAAAAATATAACCTGGCATGAATGGAATAATTTAACAAAGTGAAATTATGCAACAAAGATGTTTCTATTTTAACACACTGGTGGAAAAACTCGAAGATATTATCAGATGCTCTAAACAATTAAAAGTGCTGCAGTTTTCGGTGCATTAATTGCAATTTGCATCAATGATCTTGATCACAGTATAAGTGAAAAAATTACACCAACGATCCTCAAATGGTTATAAAGATCACACTTTAATCCTCAAATTATCAGGCAAGTCGCAATCAAATTCTGACGATACATTCCATGACTCGGGTTTTGCGAAAAGATACCCTGCATTACCATCACCACCAAAGCGGTcgccaaaaaggaaaaaaaaaaaattactgcaAATACAAATTCATATCATTCGACAGCTACTGCCGATAttatttaaagaaaagaaaaagtaaagctTAATTGCAACCCCCTAACAGTTTGCAGACTAAGGTAAAAGTCTGACCATTGAAGTGCAACTCGCACAATAATTTAAGAACTGTTAGTATAATTATCCCCCTATAAAATCTCAGACATCTGTCGACGAAACCAATATGTGCTCATCCATAAGAAGCAACAAAAACCAGAAACTGTGAATGCAGAAGTAATTTGATTTCCTTTTAGGGCAAAAGGAGAATTCATTTCTAACATAGTGGATCACTTACATTGTAGCTACAGAATTACATACCAAGTACAAGAATCAAAATCATTCCAATGATCGAAACATTGGCTAATCCTTATCATGACCAGAAGGGCGGCTGTTGTTCTTCGTAGCGAAAGCTGCTCTCATGCTCTCAAGTATGCACAATGCCTAATCAGAACCATTGCATTCTGAGCCTGCAAGGAAATTTGAGATAGTGAGGCCAAATTTGGAGTTAAAATCATGAATTTAAGGCACAGCAAGAAATGAATGAAGAAACCTGATTCCTAGCTGCATAGGGTAGTAGAAtattcaatcaaacaaataaaatggTAAAATTATGCGCAGGATCAGTTTTAAGTTTGATCATCAACTATCAAATTGTGACGAACTGGGTTCCTTACCATCGTACTACTTTTGCAGCGAGTCTTTCTATAACATCGCCCGGCTAAATTAGTCAGCAGTGTCTACGTAATCACCGAATTAAGTTCTAGTTTGGAAATGCACTGCCCAATCACATCCGATTTGATACTTTCCAGAGCATGAAAATTCCAAAAGCACTTTAGATGTTCGTCCTCCAATGCTTTTGAATGGTGCTATCAAATGTGAATTGCCACTCTCTAGTGGCAGTTCTTGACATCTTTCAATACATCATCAGAGATTTGAATTCTGTTATATCCTCCAAAGCATAAAAAACATGTAACATTGGGCAACACATTTGCAAACTCGGCCTATGTGCCAACAGCCATCAATGCATAATAAATCTCCCCCCCNcccccccccccgccccccgaacccaaaaaaaaaacagagatgTTCAAAAGTCACTAAAACGGCAATTTCAAAAGCATTTCTGTGCATTTCAACAGAAAAGAGTGCGAAAGGGTGCCACTGTAATGGAACTGCTATTCTTCTACTCTAAATAGCAATTGCCAGGTGTTAGGCAAACAGCTTTTACTGTGCCAAACAGCTGAAATGAGATTCCAATTCCCCAGAGGAGAAGCACCAACAAGGTTTCTGCTTCTGCCTAGCGAGATGTTGTTCGCGAAATTGAAATAAACAAGCTCTTAGTGCTTCAAAATACAAATTCTTCATATACACGATGCCTGTGCTTTTTCAAACAGctctaaaattaaaacaaaGATGATATCTTTATTTTACAAGAGAAATGTATTTAGATGCGTGCCTGTTCACCTTAGAAGGAATATTCCTTGAGGTCGGCCTTCATATCACCCACTTCAGTGTCCATCAAGCACTCCTCTTGTGGAAGTGGTGGGAGCTGCCTTGTCTTCCTCTTTAAATTATGCTTGTGCCACTCGCTTTTGAAGTGCTCCCTATACTGATTGGCATCCCCAACAACTGCATCGCATGTGTTGCACCTGTTCTGTTTGACTTCTTGTCCTACACTGCTACTGTTTCCCTCACTAGAAATGCTTTGATTCTGCATTCTCTCTCCTAGCCGGATGATGGGATCCGACTCCTCTGTGGATTTCAACGGGAGGTCTTCTGCCTCATCAAAATGGTCCACATTTGCATCCTCATCCATGTGGACTGAGACCGCGAGTATTTCCACCCGCCCCTGCAAGCTCCTCAATAGAGCATCACAATCACGGAAAAGACTTGGTTCAAGCTCACAGACCTACATCAGAATATTCATGGAATCAGAACAGAGccattttacattatatatccTTGAAAATTAACTATTTATATA
This DNA window, taken from Ananas comosus cultivar F153 linkage group 5, ASM154086v1, whole genome shotgun sequence, encodes the following:
- the LOC109710542 gene encoding short-chain dehydrogenase reductase 3a-like translates to MAKLRLEGKVAIITGAASGIGEAAARLFAEHGARVVITDIQDELGAAVAASIGADRCKYYRCDVRDEQQVSYLVDFTVATFGRLDVMYSNAGIICRGSLLQMNLEDFDNVVAVNTRGCVAAVKHAGRAMAAAGTRGSIICTASVAATVGGMGLHAYTVSKHAVLGLVRSAAGELGHLGIRVNCVSPAGMATPLALGFSGRTAEQAEAEWEAMSALKRGAMKAGDVSAAALFLASDEAAFVSGHNLVVDGAMTAIGPKPPGFDLQ